A region from the Mycolicibacterium phlei genome encodes:
- a CDS encoding NAD(P)H-dependent amine dehydrogenase family protein — translation MTKPIRIFQVATGNVGSEMIKRLQHRDDLELIGVHCYSADKIGRDVGEIVGIGPIGVTATGSVDEIIAARPDVLTFHGVFPDEDLYVKVLEAGINIVTTADWITGWHRDTNHPHPSGKPVTQLLAEACAKGGSTFYGTGMNPGVNQILGVVCSADVAEIENVTTIESVDVSCHHSRDTWIEVGYGLPVDDPSIPGKLEKYTRVFSDAVLMMADCFDLKLDEVKFSYELGACTKDVDLGWYKLPKGSLGGNYIKYQGMVDGVPRVETHLEWQMTPHTDPHWDIKGCYITQIKGDPCIYNKHMIFPKPGVDLSDPDNFASIGMTVTGLPALNVIRSVVAAPPGLLTSADVPLRGFAGRFKL, via the coding sequence ATGACCAAACCGATCCGGATCTTCCAGGTGGCCACCGGCAACGTCGGCTCCGAGATGATCAAACGCCTGCAGCACCGGGACGACCTGGAACTCATTGGGGTGCACTGCTATTCGGCGGACAAGATCGGCCGCGACGTCGGCGAGATCGTGGGCATCGGGCCCATCGGGGTGACGGCGACCGGCTCGGTCGACGAGATCATCGCCGCCAGACCCGATGTGCTGACCTTCCACGGTGTGTTCCCCGACGAGGACCTCTACGTCAAGGTGCTCGAGGCCGGCATCAACATCGTCACCACCGCCGACTGGATCACCGGGTGGCACCGCGACACCAACCATCCGCATCCCTCCGGTAAGCCGGTGACCCAGCTGCTGGCCGAGGCGTGCGCCAAGGGCGGCTCCACGTTCTACGGCACCGGCATGAACCCCGGCGTGAATCAGATTCTGGGCGTGGTGTGTTCGGCCGACGTCGCCGAGATCGAGAACGTCACCACCATCGAGTCCGTCGACGTGTCGTGTCACCACTCCCGCGACACCTGGATCGAGGTGGGCTACGGTCTGCCCGTCGACGACCCGTCCATCCCGGGCAAGCTGGAGAAGTACACCCGGGTGTTCTCCGACGCCGTGTTGATGATGGCCGACTGCTTCGACCTCAAGCTCGACGAGGTCAAGTTCAGCTACGAACTCGGCGCCTGCACAAAGGATGTCGACCTGGGCTGGTACAAGCTGCCGAAGGGTTCGCTGGGCGGCAACTACATCAAGTACCAGGGCATGGTGGACGGGGTACCGCGCGTCGAGACCCATCTGGAGTGGCAGATGACGCCGCACACCGACCCGCACTGGGATATCAAGGGCTGCTACATCACCCAGATCAAGGGCGATCCGTGCATCTACAACAAGCACATGATCTTCCCGAAACCCGGTGTGGACCTGTCGGATCCGGACAACTTCGCCTCGATCGGCATGACGGTCACCGGGCTGCCCGCCCTCAACGTCATCCGGTCCGTGGTGGCCGCCCCGCCCGGCCTGCTCACCAGCGCCGACGTGCCCCTGCGCGGTTTCGCGGGACGGTTCAAGCTGTAA